In Synechococcus sp. CB0101, a genomic segment contains:
- the petA gene encoding cytochrome f, with product MRRSFSLLLSSLLALGALLVAPQASWAYPFWAQQNYDYPREATGKLACANCHLAKKPTQVELPQAVFPDEVFKVEVDIPYDTKVQQVAGDGSPTGLNVGAVVMLPDGFTLAPADRLTDELKEETAGVYVTTWNDDNPNILLVGPLPGDDHQKIVFPILSPDPATDSNIHFGKYQLHVGGNRGRGQVYPTGEKSNNSVFTASAAGTVQAINAGDNGATDVVIQTADGNSVTDTIPAGPTLTAAVGDVVAAGAALTNDPNVGGFGQLDAEVVLQNPNRIYGLLAFFAAVALAQIMLVLKKKQVEKVQAAEGI from the coding sequence ATGCGTCGTTCCTTTTCCCTGCTGCTGAGCTCGCTGCTGGCTCTCGGCGCTCTGCTCGTAGCTCCCCAGGCCAGCTGGGCTTACCCGTTCTGGGCACAGCAGAACTACGACTACCCCCGCGAAGCCACCGGCAAGCTGGCTTGCGCCAACTGCCACCTCGCCAAGAAGCCCACCCAAGTGGAACTGCCCCAGGCGGTGTTCCCTGATGAGGTGTTCAAGGTGGAAGTGGATATCCCTTACGACACCAAGGTGCAGCAGGTGGCTGGCGATGGCAGCCCCACCGGCCTGAACGTTGGTGCCGTGGTGATGCTTCCCGATGGCTTCACCCTGGCCCCGGCTGATCGCCTCACCGACGAGCTCAAGGAAGAGACCGCCGGCGTTTACGTGACCACTTGGAACGACGACAACCCCAACATCCTGCTGGTGGGCCCTCTGCCCGGCGATGACCACCAGAAGATCGTCTTCCCGATTCTTTCGCCTGATCCCGCCACCGACAGCAACATTCACTTCGGTAAATACCAGCTGCACGTGGGCGGCAACCGTGGCCGCGGCCAGGTGTATCCCACCGGTGAAAAGAGCAACAACAGCGTCTTCACCGCTTCAGCCGCTGGCACGGTTCAGGCCATCAACGCCGGTGATAACGGAGCCACCGATGTGGTGATCCAAACCGCTGATGGCAACAGCGTGACCGACACCATTCCCGCAGGTCCCACCCTCACCGCCGCCGTGGGCGATGTGGTGGCCGCCGGTGCAGCCCTCACCAACGATCCCAACGTGGGTGGTTTCGGTCAGCTCGACGCTGAAGTGGTGCTGCAGAACCCCAACCGCATCTACGGTCTGCTGGCCTTCTTCGCCGCCGTGGCTCTGGCCCAGATCATGCTGGTGCTGAAGAAGAAGCAGGTAGAAAAGGTTCAGGCCGCCGAAGGCATCTGA
- the lgt gene encoding prolipoprotein diacylglyceryl transferase, protein MPLALFTSPGPLLFQLGPFSLRWYGLLIAVAVLLGLLLATRLGKQRGIDPALIADLLPILVLAAVIGARLYYVTFEWRQYQLNWLDAFAIWRGGIAIHGALIGGTLAVILYSRWRRIAFWNLLDVLLPSVALGQAIGRWGNFFNSEAFGLPTDLPWKLTIPYANRPVEFLDQSTFHPTFLYESLWNLGVLALLLVLFERGVRGKIQLPMGAISCFYLVAYSAGRFWIEGLRIDPLCLMGTPPDCDGGLRMAQLVSLLLIGLGALGLYWLYGRRQPLPDPSGVQA, encoded by the coding sequence ATGCCCCTCGCTTTGTTCACCTCACCAGGGCCCTTGCTGTTTCAGCTGGGGCCCTTTTCTCTGCGTTGGTACGGCCTGCTGATCGCGGTTGCCGTGTTGCTGGGCCTGTTGCTCGCCACACGCCTGGGCAAACAGCGCGGCATCGATCCCGCCCTGATCGCCGACCTGCTGCCGATCCTGGTGCTGGCGGCCGTGATCGGCGCCCGCCTCTATTACGTGACCTTTGAGTGGCGGCAGTACCAGCTGAATTGGCTGGATGCTTTCGCCATCTGGCGGGGGGGCATCGCCATTCATGGCGCCCTGATCGGCGGCACGCTCGCCGTGATCCTCTACAGCCGTTGGCGGCGGATTGCCTTCTGGAACCTGCTCGATGTGCTGCTGCCCTCGGTTGCTCTGGGCCAGGCCATCGGCCGCTGGGGCAACTTCTTCAACTCAGAAGCCTTTGGACTCCCCACGGATCTGCCCTGGAAGCTCACGATTCCCTACGCCAATCGGCCCGTGGAATTTCTCGATCAGAGCACCTTCCACCCCACCTTCCTCTACGAATCCCTCTGGAATCTCGGCGTTCTGGCCCTGCTGCTGGTGCTGTTTGAACGGGGTGTGCGGGGGAAAATCCAGTTGCCGATGGGGGCGATCAGCTGCTTCTACCTGGTGGCTTACAGCGCCGGGCGCTTCTGGATTGAAGGCCTGCGCATCGATCCCCTCTGCCTGATGGGCACCCCGCCCGACTGCGATGGAGGCCTGCGCATGGCCCAGCTGGTGAGCTTGCTGCTGATCGGCCTTGGGGCCCTGGGCCTTTACTGGCTGTATGGCCGGCGCCAACCCCTGCCGGACCCCAGCGGAGTGCAGGCATGA
- the cobM gene encoding precorrin-4 C(11)-methyltransferase: MSGKVWIVGAGPGAPDLLTLRAARAIEQAEVLIWTDSLVNPQLAAMAPEGCERVRTSTLTLEEVMAVMLERTAAGKRVVRLHDGDTCLYSALHEQLCRLLDADVEVEVVPGLSAYQATAAALQAELTIPGLVQTIVLSRAGGRTGVPEREQLQQLAALQASLCLYLSARHVEEVQAELLLHYPANTPVAIGYRVSWPDQWLQVVPLAEMARASQERELIRTTLYVVSPALAAPGAARSRLYSASHHHLFRGGA; this comes from the coding sequence ATGAGTGGCAAGGTCTGGATCGTGGGGGCAGGTCCCGGAGCACCGGATCTGCTCACGCTCCGTGCTGCGCGGGCGATCGAGCAGGCAGAGGTGCTGATCTGGACCGACTCACTGGTGAACCCCCAACTGGCGGCGATGGCGCCGGAGGGCTGCGAGCGGGTGCGCACCAGCACCCTCACGCTGGAAGAGGTGATGGCGGTGATGCTTGAGCGCACCGCCGCCGGCAAACGGGTGGTGCGCCTGCATGACGGCGACACGTGTTTGTACAGCGCCCTGCATGAACAGCTCTGCCGGCTGCTGGATGCCGATGTGGAGGTTGAGGTAGTGCCGGGGTTGAGCGCCTACCAAGCCACCGCCGCAGCCCTGCAGGCGGAACTCACCATTCCTGGCTTGGTGCAAACCATCGTGCTGAGCCGCGCTGGTGGGCGAACCGGCGTGCCTGAACGAGAACAACTGCAGCAGCTCGCTGCGCTGCAAGCCTCTCTTTGTCTGTATCTGAGCGCCCGCCATGTGGAGGAGGTGCAGGCGGAGCTGCTGCTGCACTATCCAGCCAACACCCCGGTCGCCATTGGCTATCGGGTGAGCTGGCCGGATCAATGGCTCCAGGTGGTGCCGCTAGCGGAGATGGCGCGGGCCAGCCAGGAACGCGAGCTGATTCGCACCACCTTGTATGTGGTGAGCCCAGCCCTCGCTGCTCCCGGAGCAGCCCGCTCTCGGCTCTACTCAGCCAGCCATCACCACCTGTTCCGCGGAGGCGCCTGA
- a CDS encoding helix-turn-helix domain-containing protein: MSSDSSDPLIALGQSLRSAREQRGLSSTALAEQLHMGEEQLNALESGDPQRLPELVFVIAQARRVAAALGIDASPLVEPLKQLRSTIKPVPAPLSSAEPPGRQRPRARLSPQSYTTQPRPRGNGGGTIALRWLGSLALLAGIGAAGVWGWQQLPQRGVRGSAPQPAKPSKPAQPVAPPVAAKPKPKPAPAPIPTELTLSAAQPSWLTVRTAKGKVLFEGTFQGKRQFPLDGGLEVLAGRPDLVTVIQGDGPGKPLGPIDQIRWMSFNAPPR, translated from the coding sequence ATGAGTAGCGACTCCAGCGATCCCTTGATCGCGTTGGGCCAGAGCCTGCGCAGCGCCCGTGAGCAACGCGGCCTCAGCAGCACCGCCCTGGCCGAACAGCTGCATATGGGCGAGGAACAACTCAACGCCCTGGAATCTGGAGACCCGCAGCGCCTGCCGGAACTGGTGTTTGTGATCGCCCAGGCGCGTCGAGTAGCCGCGGCCCTGGGGATCGATGCATCCCCCCTGGTGGAGCCGCTCAAGCAGCTACGCAGCACCATCAAACCGGTGCCCGCCCCCCTCAGCAGCGCCGAACCTCCCGGCCGCCAGCGCCCCCGCGCCCGGCTCAGCCCCCAGAGCTACACCACTCAGCCGCGCCCCCGTGGCAACGGTGGCGGCACGATCGCCCTGCGCTGGCTGGGGAGCCTGGCCCTGCTGGCCGGGATTGGTGCCGCTGGCGTGTGGGGATGGCAGCAGCTGCCGCAACGGGGGGTTCGCGGCTCGGCTCCACAACCAGCCAAGCCCTCCAAGCCCGCCCAGCCCGTTGCCCCGCCGGTTGCGGCCAAGCCCAAACCCAAGCCTGCACCTGCACCGATCCCCACCGAACTCACCCTCAGCGCCGCCCAGCCCAGCTGGCTCACCGTGCGCACCGCCAAGGGGAAAGTGTTGTTTGAAGGCACATTCCAAGGCAAGCGCCAGTTCCCCCTCGACGGTGGGCTCGAAGTGTTGGCAGGCCGCCCTGATCTCGTGACGGTGATCCAAGGCGACGGCCCCGGCAAACCCCTGGGCCCCATCGATCAGATCCGCTGGATGAGCTTCAACGCTCCTCCACGCTGA
- a CDS encoding Ppx/GppA phosphatase family protein, translated as MSEAPSRSIGSSIRPVAGIDIGTNSIHLLVAAVDTELRTFSVILTEKSTTRLGERDPETGDLSPDAIERAFTTLRHCRELAASHGVDPGDVVTAATSAVREAPNGRDFLQSIQEQLGLEVDLVSGPEEARLIYLGVLSGMAFGDQPHLILDIGGGSTELVLADGRDARVLTSTRVGAVRLQRDFVREEPLPAKRVEFLRAFIQGSLEPAVLQVRQQLQAGERPVMVATSGTAMAIAALAAADDPRPPLRMQGYRVSRQRLDQLVERLLGLTPAQRRALPALNERRAEIIVPGALILQTAMEMLGAAELVICERALREGLIVDWMLRNDLIVDRFAFQSSIRQRTVLHLAQRYKVDVPRAERVAAYAQSLYSQSQGLLHSDDGSGRQLLWAAAMLHSCGQHINTGAYHKHSWYLIRHGELLGYSDSEHLMVAAIARYHRRSLPKKRHESWQLIEGRDQRRTVAAMALLLRLAVALDRRPEPVLAGLQLRRDGDHHCSIRLEPMHAGQDLSLERWSLAACQAAVEEAVGVRLSVEER; from the coding sequence GTGAGCGAGGCACCCAGCCGCTCCATCGGGAGCTCCATCCGCCCCGTAGCGGGGATTGATATCGGCACCAATTCGATCCACCTGCTGGTTGCTGCGGTGGATACGGAGCTGCGCACCTTTTCGGTGATCCTCACGGAGAAATCCACCACGCGGCTTGGGGAGCGCGACCCCGAAACCGGTGATCTCTCGCCGGACGCGATTGAACGGGCGTTCACGACCTTGCGCCACTGCCGCGAACTGGCCGCAAGCCATGGGGTGGATCCCGGTGATGTGGTCACCGCCGCCACCAGCGCGGTGCGCGAGGCCCCCAACGGCCGTGATTTTCTGCAATCGATCCAGGAGCAACTCGGCCTGGAGGTGGATCTGGTGAGTGGCCCGGAAGAGGCTCGCTTGATCTATCTGGGCGTGCTGTCTGGCATGGCCTTCGGAGATCAGCCGCATCTGATCCTCGATATCGGCGGTGGATCCACCGAGCTGGTGTTGGCCGATGGCCGTGATGCCCGCGTGCTCACCAGTACCCGCGTGGGTGCAGTGCGGCTGCAGCGTGATTTCGTGCGGGAGGAACCGCTGCCCGCCAAACGGGTGGAGTTTCTACGGGCGTTCATCCAGGGATCCCTGGAGCCGGCGGTGCTGCAGGTGCGTCAGCAGTTGCAGGCGGGTGAGCGGCCCGTGATGGTCGCCACCAGCGGCACGGCCATGGCGATTGCGGCCCTGGCGGCAGCCGACGATCCGAGGCCGCCTCTACGAATGCAGGGGTATCGGGTGAGCCGGCAACGGCTCGATCAACTGGTGGAGCGTTTGCTCGGGCTCACCCCTGCCCAACGCCGTGCGTTGCCGGCTCTGAATGAACGCCGCGCCGAGATCATCGTGCCCGGGGCGCTGATCCTGCAGACCGCCATGGAGATGCTTGGCGCTGCCGAGCTGGTGATCTGTGAGCGGGCCCTGCGGGAGGGGCTGATCGTGGATTGGATGCTGCGCAACGATCTGATCGTGGATCGCTTCGCCTTCCAGAGCAGCATCCGCCAGCGCACGGTGTTGCATCTGGCTCAGCGCTACAAGGTGGATGTGCCACGGGCTGAGCGGGTGGCGGCCTACGCCCAGAGTCTTTACAGCCAGAGCCAGGGGCTGCTGCACAGCGACGACGGCAGCGGCCGCCAGCTGCTCTGGGCCGCCGCCATGCTCCATAGCTGCGGCCAGCACATCAACACCGGGGCCTATCACAAGCACAGCTGGTATTTGATTCGCCACGGGGAGCTGCTCGGCTACTCCGATAGTGAGCACCTGATGGTGGCGGCCATCGCCCGCTATCACCGCCGCTCGTTGCCCAAGAAACGGCACGAGTCATGGCAGCTGATCGAGGGCCGCGACCAGCGCCGCACCGTGGCCGCCATGGCCCTGTTGCTCCGTCTGGCGGTGGCGCTTGATCGCCGGCCTGAGCCCGTGTTGGCCGGCCTGCAGCTACGGCGCGATGGCGATCACCACTGCTCGATCCGGCTGGAACCGATGCATGCTGGTCAGGATCTCAGCCTTGAGCGCTGGAGTCTGGCGGCGTGCCAGGCGGCCGTGGAGGAAGCAGTGGGGGTTCGCCTCAGCGTGGAGGAGCGTTGA
- a CDS encoding 4-hydroxybenzoate polyprenyltransferase → MLTGFLAPLQTWLALLRWDKPSGRLILLIPAGWSLWLLPQAPPPAVLVGWIVLGGLAVSGAGCVANDLWDRRIDPQVERTRERPLASGRISVAAAVLLLALCLMAALAVVLWGLPAASRGLCLGLAIAALPPVLLYPSAKRWFGYPQAVLALCWGFAVLIPWAAGSGSLQGGWPLAAVWLATCLWTFGFDTVYAMADRDDDARVGVRSSALSLGDRAPVVVGWCYGAAALLVAWAAAMQGVHGGFWLLWLVSAVGWWREARRLQSPDLPRSTFGLHFRHQVLLGALLLLALVVGRSGGLTP, encoded by the coding sequence TTGCTGACTGGCTTTTTGGCACCGCTGCAGACCTGGTTGGCGCTGCTGCGCTGGGATAAACCAAGCGGCCGTTTGATCCTGCTGATTCCGGCGGGCTGGAGCCTCTGGCTGTTGCCGCAGGCGCCACCCCCGGCGGTGCTGGTGGGCTGGATTGTGCTCGGCGGGCTTGCGGTGAGCGGCGCGGGCTGCGTGGCGAACGACCTCTGGGATCGGCGCATCGATCCCCAGGTGGAACGCACCCGCGAACGCCCCCTGGCCAGCGGCCGCATCAGCGTGGCGGCGGCCGTTCTGTTGCTGGCCCTCTGCCTGATGGCGGCGCTGGCTGTGGTGCTCTGGGGTTTACCGGCAGCAAGCCGCGGCCTCTGCCTGGGGCTGGCGATTGCAGCCCTGCCGCCGGTGCTGCTCTACCCCTCCGCCAAGCGCTGGTTTGGCTACCCCCAAGCTGTGCTCGCCCTGTGCTGGGGGTTCGCCGTGCTGATCCCCTGGGCCGCCGGCAGCGGCAGCCTGCAGGGGGGCTGGCCCCTGGCCGCCGTGTGGCTCGCCACCTGCCTGTGGACCTTCGGCTTCGACACCGTGTACGCGATGGCCGACCGCGACGACGATGCGCGGGTGGGGGTGCGCAGCTCAGCCTTAAGCCTTGGCGATCGGGCGCCCGTGGTGGTGGGCTGGTGCTACGGCGCCGCTGCCCTGCTGGTGGCCTGGGCCGCCGCCATGCAGGGAGTGCATGGCGGCTTCTGGCTGCTCTGGCTGGTGAGCGCCGTTGGCTGGTGGCGCGAAGCCCGGCGGCTGCAGAGCCCCGACTTGCCCCGCTCCACCTTCGGGCTTCATTTCCGCCATCAGGTGTTGCTCGGGGCTTTGCTGCTCCTCGCCCTCGTTGTGGGCCGCAGCGGAGGGCTCACCCCATGA
- a CDS encoding LD-carboxypeptidase, protein MTLWPAPLRRGDRVQLAAASSALQADALQRLEGGIAVLESWGLQVDPHPEPLRRWGHLAGTDHERLDDLQSEAPLVACLRGGWGAARLLEHPGLLRPSGAGQWLLGYSDVTSLLWARQAAGITGGIHGPMLTSLAAEPSWSQERLRQLLFGEPLPALAGTPWVSGVADGPLLVGNLTVATHLLGTAHLPELRGAVLVLEDIGEAPYRLDRMLTHWRLSGALQQLAGIGFGSFSDCSDTDDATDTWRAVLQERTSDLGIPVLADLPVGHEPGNAALALGQRVQLDATGGELVVLQA, encoded by the coding sequence ATGACCCTCTGGCCAGCGCCCCTGCGCCGCGGTGATCGGGTGCAGCTGGCGGCCGCCAGCTCCGCGCTCCAGGCCGATGCGCTCCAGCGGCTGGAGGGCGGCATCGCCGTGCTCGAGAGCTGGGGCCTGCAGGTTGATCCCCACCCTGAGCCGCTGCGGCGCTGGGGCCATCTGGCCGGCACCGATCACGAACGCCTGGACGACCTCCAAAGCGAAGCGCCACTCGTGGCCTGCCTGAGGGGCGGCTGGGGCGCCGCCCGCCTACTGGAGCACCCAGGCCTCTTGCGCCCGAGCGGGGCTGGCCAATGGCTCCTGGGCTACTCGGATGTGACCTCGCTGCTCTGGGCCCGCCAGGCCGCCGGCATCACCGGCGGGATCCATGGCCCGATGCTCACCAGCCTGGCCGCCGAACCCAGCTGGAGCCAGGAGCGCTTGCGCCAACTGCTGTTCGGCGAACCCCTGCCCGCCCTCGCCGGCACCCCCTGGGTGAGCGGCGTGGCGGATGGGCCTCTGCTGGTGGGCAATCTCACCGTGGCCACCCATCTACTGGGCACGGCACACCTCCCCGAGCTGCGGGGGGCGGTGCTGGTGCTGGAAGACATCGGCGAGGCCCCCTACCGCCTCGATCGGATGCTCACCCACTGGCGCCTCAGCGGAGCGCTGCAGCAACTAGCAGGGATCGGCTTCGGCAGCTTCAGCGACTGCAGCGACACAGACGACGCAACCGACACGTGGCGGGCTGTGCTGCAGGAGCGCACCAGCGATCTGGGTATTCCGGTGCTGGCGGATCTTCCGGTGGGCCATGAACCCGGCAATGCAGCCCTGGCCCTTGGCCAGCGGGTGCAGCTGGATGCCACCGGGGGTGAGCTGGTGGTGCTTCAGGCCTGA
- the ispD gene encoding 2-C-methyl-D-erythritol 4-phosphate cytidylyltransferase has protein sequence MHLLIACAGSGRRMGAERNKLLLEVAGRPVLAWTLEAALASASIHWIGIVGQPIDQADILAMVEAANPQKPVAWIQGGDTRQDSVCNGLAALPDDARSVLIHDGARCLVEPGLIDRCAAAVDGGAAVIAAAPVTDTIKRVDDQGLIQDTPDRSHLWGAQTPQGFPVEQLRQAHTRARAEGWSVTDDASLFERLGWAVSVMESSPANIKITTPFDLTIAEAVLAARQA, from the coding sequence ATGCATTTGCTGATCGCCTGTGCCGGCAGCGGCCGCCGCATGGGGGCTGAACGCAACAAGCTGCTGCTGGAGGTGGCGGGCAGGCCTGTACTGGCTTGGACCCTCGAGGCGGCCCTGGCCTCCGCCTCGATCCATTGGATCGGGATCGTGGGGCAACCCATCGATCAGGCCGACATCCTGGCGATGGTGGAGGCCGCCAATCCCCAAAAGCCGGTGGCGTGGATTCAAGGGGGGGACACCCGCCAGGATTCGGTGTGCAACGGTCTGGCGGCGCTGCCGGACGATGCCCGTTCTGTGCTGATTCACGACGGTGCCCGCTGCCTGGTGGAGCCGGGCTTGATCGATCGTTGTGCGGCTGCCGTCGATGGCGGCGCGGCGGTGATCGCTGCAGCGCCCGTCACCGACACGATCAAGCGGGTGGACGACCAGGGGTTGATTCAAGACACCCCGGATCGTTCTCACCTCTGGGGCGCGCAGACACCGCAGGGGTTCCCGGTGGAGCAGCTGCGCCAGGCCCATACCCGCGCCCGTGCTGAGGGCTGGAGCGTCACCGATGACGCCTCTCTGTTTGAGCGGTTGGGCTGGGCGGTCTCCGTCATGGAGTCGTCGCCAGCGAACATCAAAATCACCACCCCCTTTGATCTCACGATCGCCGAAGCGGTGTTGGCGGCGCGTCAGGCCTGA
- a CDS encoding glycosyltransferase family 9 protein has product MRVLFLVPGGLDAQLHCLPAAAEVAQALGAQIQVACAPAAASAWSLLPAVEKLIPFDFNGNPTLADWANLLGNVREPDFQACINLASGRQVDLMLSMSHIPTRVAAGGFSATNSVSAGSGWPAQGMAAYLKPLGLNLDANSFRLALPKPALEQAATQLPPGQGPALLLAPSGDAGDWPSQLWQELPDQVRAKLPDLRVVHANRSGKLLERAAQVASCDVVLSSDPITTELALLAGMPLVALGRDVAGLPSRQGVQAVGQAGQLQQLDSAAVLTALGLG; this is encoded by the coding sequence ATGCGCGTTCTGTTTCTGGTTCCAGGCGGCCTCGACGCGCAGCTGCACTGCCTGCCGGCAGCGGCTGAAGTCGCCCAAGCGCTCGGAGCCCAGATCCAGGTGGCCTGTGCCCCTGCGGCAGCCAGCGCCTGGAGCCTGCTGCCAGCCGTCGAAAAGCTGATTCCCTTCGATTTCAACGGCAACCCCACGCTCGCCGATTGGGCCAATTTGCTGGGGAATGTGCGTGAGCCCGACTTCCAGGCCTGCATCAACCTGGCCAGCGGGCGCCAGGTTGATCTGATGCTCTCGATGAGCCACATCCCCACCCGCGTGGCCGCCGGCGGTTTCTCAGCCACCAACTCGGTGTCAGCGGGCAGCGGCTGGCCGGCCCAGGGGATGGCTGCCTACCTGAAGCCCCTCGGCCTGAACCTCGACGCCAACAGCTTCCGGCTCGCCCTGCCCAAGCCCGCCCTGGAGCAGGCCGCCACACAACTGCCGCCAGGCCAGGGGCCGGCTCTGCTGCTCGCCCCTTCAGGCGACGCCGGTGATTGGCCCAGCCAGCTCTGGCAGGAGCTCCCGGATCAGGTGCGCGCCAAGCTCCCCGACCTGCGGGTGGTGCACGCGAACCGCAGCGGCAAGCTGCTGGAGCGTGCCGCTCAGGTGGCCAGCTGTGATGTGGTGCTGAGCAGCGATCCGATCACCACAGAGCTGGCGTTGCTTGCAGGCATGCCACTGGTAGCCCTGGGCCGTGATGTCGCTGGCCTGCCCAGCCGCCAGGGTGTTCAGGCGGTAGGCCAGGCCGGCCAGCTGCAACAGCTCGATTCCGCGGCGGTTCTGACCGCCCTCGGCCTGGGATGA
- a CDS encoding TrkA family potassium uptake protein: MKRPRRPIRRRPGLRGALARQPWAGPLLALALVVNGGALGYRLTEGWDWGDCYWMVLITLSTLGFSDEHTPLIHTGGRIVTALLLVGGLVVVQQTIQKLLELTNSGYFRRLRERRYRQQLKRTMNQHVILCGYGRIGREIAEQLSGEGVPILVVENDPDRIEEAQQRGLTVLQGDATFDETLEEAGIHHCRALVAALPSNAANLYVILSARGLAPRTRLIARADSEEAEGKLRLAGADQVVSPYVAGGRTMAATALRPLAVTFMELLAGSDCEVEEFQLSDDPSHLGDLNGASLAELQLGRRSGALVLAIRNPQASSSSSGTPEPLLANPGGDVRLAPGQLLVVMGSKQQLQRFGDLLGSALEGVASMPA, encoded by the coding sequence ATGAAACGCCCGCGCCGGCCGATCCGTCGCCGGCCAGGCCTGCGCGGTGCCCTCGCCCGGCAACCCTGGGCCGGGCCCCTTCTGGCCCTCGCGCTGGTGGTGAACGGCGGCGCCCTCGGCTACCGCCTCACCGAAGGCTGGGACTGGGGCGATTGCTACTGGATGGTGCTGATCACCCTCAGCACCCTCGGCTTCAGTGATGAGCACACCCCCCTAATTCACACCGGGGGGCGGATCGTCACAGCCCTGCTGCTGGTGGGCGGCCTGGTGGTGGTGCAGCAGACCATCCAGAAACTGCTGGAATTAACCAACTCCGGCTATTTCCGGCGGCTGCGTGAACGGCGCTACCGCCAACAGCTCAAACGCACGATGAATCAGCACGTGATCCTCTGCGGCTACGGCCGGATCGGGCGGGAGATCGCCGAACAGCTCAGCGGCGAAGGCGTGCCGATCCTGGTGGTGGAAAACGATCCGGATCGCATCGAAGAAGCCCAACAACGCGGGCTCACCGTGCTGCAGGGCGACGCCACCTTCGATGAAACCCTCGAAGAAGCGGGTATTCATCACTGCAGGGCGCTGGTGGCGGCCCTGCCCAGCAACGCCGCCAACCTCTACGTGATCCTCAGCGCCCGGGGCCTGGCCCCACGCACCCGCCTGATTGCCCGGGCCGACAGCGAGGAGGCCGAAGGCAAGCTGCGCCTGGCGGGCGCCGACCAGGTGGTGAGTCCGTACGTGGCCGGCGGTCGCACCATGGCCGCCACGGCCCTGCGCCCCCTGGCCGTGACCTTCATGGAACTGCTGGCCGGCAGCGACTGCGAGGTGGAGGAGTTCCAGCTCAGCGATGACCCGAGCCACCTGGGTGACCTCAACGGCGCCAGCCTGGCGGAATTGCAGCTGGGCCGCCGCAGCGGCGCCCTGGTGCTGGCGATCCGCAATCCCCAGGCCAGCTCGAGCAGCAGCGGTACCCCGGAACCCCTGCTCGCCAACCCAGGTGGTGATGTGCGTCTTGCACCAGGACAACTACTGGTGGTGATGGGCAGCAAGCAACAACTGCAGCGTTTCGGCGACCTGCTCGGCTCGGCCCTGGAGGGCGTGGCAAGCATGCCGGCCTGA
- the fabG gene encoding 3-oxoacyl-[acyl-carrier-protein] reductase has product MADATPLSGQVALVTGASRGIGAAIAKELANAGATVVVNYASSPAAAEAVVGEITAAGGNAWAHQANVADEEQVEGLIKTVLEKEGRLDVLVNNAGITRDGLLMRMKSGDWQSVIDLNLTGVFLCTRAVSRSMLKARAGRIINITSVVGLMGNPGQANYSAAKAGVIGLTRSSAAEFASRGVTVNAVAPGFIESDMTAELDKEPILKAIPLGRMGQPGEVASAVRFLAADPAAAYMTGQVLQVDGGMVMR; this is encoded by the coding sequence ATGGCCGACGCCACTCCCCTCAGCGGACAAGTTGCCCTGGTGACTGGCGCCAGCCGCGGCATCGGTGCCGCCATTGCCAAGGAACTGGCCAACGCCGGCGCCACGGTGGTGGTGAACTACGCCAGCTCCCCTGCTGCCGCTGAAGCCGTGGTGGGTGAGATCACCGCCGCGGGCGGGAACGCCTGGGCCCATCAGGCGAACGTGGCCGATGAGGAGCAGGTGGAAGGCCTGATCAAGACGGTGCTGGAGAAAGAAGGTCGGCTGGATGTGTTGGTGAACAACGCCGGCATCACCCGCGATGGCCTGCTGATGCGCATGAAGAGCGGCGACTGGCAGAGCGTGATCGATCTCAACCTCACCGGCGTGTTTCTCTGCACCCGCGCCGTGAGCCGCTCGATGCTGAAGGCGAGAGCTGGCCGCATCATCAACATCACCTCGGTGGTGGGCCTGATGGGCAACCCCGGCCAGGCCAACTACAGCGCCGCCAAGGCCGGCGTGATCGGCCTCACCCGCAGCAGCGCCGCTGAATTCGCCAGCCGCGGCGTCACTGTGAATGCCGTCGCTCCCGGGTTCATCGAGAGCGACATGACGGCCGAGCTCGACAAGGAACCGATCCTGAAAGCGATTCCGCTGGGCCGCATGGGCCAGCCGGGCGAAGTCGCCAGCGCTGTTCGCTTCCTCGCCGCCGATCCCGCCGCCGCCTACATGACGGGCCAGGTGCTGCAGGTGGATGGGGGCATGGTGATGCGCTGA